CCCGGTCCACCAGGAGGAACGGGTAGCGGTGCGGCAGCAGCGCCTGGATCTCGCCAATGTCCATCATCCGCCCTTCTCCTTCTCCAACAGCTCCACCCTCTTGCGAAGGGCGCGCACTTCCTTGAGCAGGTCCGCCAGCTGCCCCGACGCGGCGCTGGCGCGCAGCCAGTCCTTGTGGGGGATGGCGGGGCTGCCACTGACGACCTGCCCGTCCGGAACGTCGTGGGCGACGCCGGACTGCGCGCCCACCTTGGCCAGGTCACCCACGCGGATGTGGCCCACCACGCCCACCTGCCCCGCGAGCACCACGCCGGTGCCCACCTCCGCCGAACCCGACACGCCCGCCTGCGCGCAGATGAGCGACAGCGGACCCACGCGCACGTTGTGAGCGATCTGCACCAGGTTGTCGAGCTTCGTCCCCTGGCCCACCACCGTTTCCCCCACCGTCGCGCGGTCGATGCAGGTGCAGGCACCCACCTCCACGTCGTCCTCGATGCGGACGATGCCCACCTGGGGAATCTTGAAGTGCCGGGGGCCGTCCTCCCCTTCCGCGTCGAAGGCGAAGCCGAACCCGTCCGCGCCCACCACCGACGAGGCGTGCAGGATGACGCGCGAGCCCACCACGCACCGCTCGCGCACCGTGGCGTGCGGGTAGAGCACGCAGTCGTCGCCGACGCGCGCGTCCTCGCCCACGTAGGCGCCGGGGTGCAGCACCGTGCGGGCGCCGACGTGGGCGCCCTTCTCCACCACCGCCCCGGCCTTCACCGTGGCCTCCGGGTGCACCGTGGCCTCCGGGTGGACGTGCGCGGCCGGGTGGATGCCCGCCGAGGGCCGAGTGGCCGGGTGGAACAGGGTGAGGAGCTTCGCGTAGGCCAGGTGGGGGTTGGGCACCCGCACCAGGGCCACGCCGTCGCGAGCGGCGGCATCCACCCCCACCAGCACCGCCGAGGCGCGGGTGGCCTCGAACTGCCGGCGGTAGCGGGGGTTGCCGTAGAACGACACCTCCCCGGGCACTGCCTCCTCCAGGCCGTTCAGGCCATGGACGAGGAGCCCGGGGTCGCCGAGGAGCTCACCCCGGACGTGGGCGGCGATGTCCCCCAGCCGGTGCGCGGTGGATGCGGAGGGCACGGGGGTGTCCGACGCCTACTTCTTGACCGGGGCGTCCTTGGCCACCGGCGCGGCGGGCTTCTTGCCGTTGTTGTAGCTGCGCACGACCTCGTTGGAGATGTCGTACTGGGACAGCGCGAAGACGATGCCGGAGTCGCGCTTGTCCAGCACCATGCCCAGGCCGTCCCGGTCCGCGATGGACGCGATGACCTGGTCGATGCGGTTGATGATGGGCTCCATCTCCTGGCGCTCCTTGTTGGCGGCCTCGGCGCGGCTGCGCTCGTACTTCTGCGCCAGCTCCATCACCTTCTTCTGGAGCTCGGTGGCCTTCTGGGTGCGCGTGGCCTCGCTCATGGCGCTGGCCTGCTTGTCCAGGGTCTCCTTCTCCTTGCGCAGCGCGTCCTGCTCCTTGTCGATCTCCTTCTGGCGGTCCTCCAGCCACTTCTGCAGGCGGGCCTTGGCGGCCTTGCCGTCGTCCACCTCCAGCAGCACGCGCTGCAGGTCGACGTAGGCCACCTTGAGTTCGGCGGCCGAAGCGGCA
The window above is part of the Corallococcus caeni genome. Proteins encoded here:
- the lpxD gene encoding UDP-3-O-(3-hydroxymyristoyl)glucosamine N-acyltransferase; this encodes MPSASTAHRLGDIAAHVRGELLGDPGLLVHGLNGLEEAVPGEVSFYGNPRYRRQFEATRASAVLVGVDAAARDGVALVRVPNPHLAYAKLLTLFHPATRPSAGIHPAAHVHPEATVHPEATVKAGAVVEKGAHVGARTVLHPGAYVGEDARVGDDCVLYPHATVRERCVVGSRVILHASSVVGADGFGFAFDAEGEDGPRHFKIPQVGIVRIEDDVEVGACTCIDRATVGETVVGQGTKLDNLVQIAHNVRVGPLSLICAQAGVSGSAEVGTGVVLAGQVGVVGHIRVGDLAKVGAQSGVAHDVPDGQVVSGSPAIPHKDWLRASAASGQLADLLKEVRALRKRVELLEKEKGG
- a CDS encoding OmpH family outer membrane protein, which produces MSLRSTLAATAAVLSLALPVAASAAELKVAYVDLQRVLLEVDDGKAAKARLQKWLEDRQKEIDKEQDALRKEKETLDKQASAMSEATRTQKATELQKKVMELAQKYERSRAEAANKERQEMEPIINRIDQVIASIADRDGLGMVLDKRDSGIVFALSQYDISNEVVRSYNNGKKPAAPVAKDAPVKK